A genomic segment from Methanoplanus limicola DSM 2279 encodes:
- the wecB gene encoding non-hydrolyzing UDP-N-acetylglucosamine 2-epimerase produces the protein MKIITVLGTRPEIIRLSRIIEKLDKICDHVLVHTGQNYDKNLNDIFFDELNVRSPDYYLGIQGKTSGEQIGKIIEKCEKIFLEEKPDKLLILGDTNSSLSAIVAKRLGIPVYHMEAGNRCYDDRVPEEVNRRIIDHSSDILMPYTERSRANLLHEGIQGERIFVTGNPINEVINYYQSSIDSSEILTKLGIKNNDYFLVTMHRAENVDSEPRLKSLTQALQKLSDKYGMNVVCSTHPRTKDRMEKYGLSLDNDRIRFLEPFGFFDFVNLEKNAFCVISDSGTVQEECCILGVPNVTIRDVTERPETIECGSNILAGADPETIEQCVRCVMEQESEWIVPPEYLKKNVSDTVIRIIFGYNRRTA, from the coding sequence TTGAAAATTATTACTGTTCTCGGAACTAGACCGGAAATAATTCGTTTAAGCAGAATTATTGAAAAACTGGATAAAATATGTGATCATGTTTTGGTTCATACCGGGCAAAATTATGACAAAAATCTGAATGATATTTTTTTTGATGAGCTAAATGTACGTTCTCCGGATTACTATCTTGGAATTCAGGGTAAAACATCAGGTGAACAGATTGGTAAAATCATTGAAAAATGTGAAAAGATTTTCTTAGAGGAAAAACCGGATAAACTTCTTATTTTAGGAGATACTAACAGCAGTTTATCTGCAATTGTTGCAAAAAGGCTGGGAATTCCTGTATATCATATGGAGGCCGGTAACAGATGTTATGATGACAGGGTCCCTGAAGAAGTTAATAGAAGGATTATTGACCATAGTAGTGACATTTTAATGCCATATACTGAAAGAAGTCGTGCTAACCTTTTGCATGAAGGAATTCAGGGTGAAAGAATTTTTGTAACCGGTAATCCAATAAATGAAGTTATTAATTATTATCAGTCTTCAATCGATTCATCTGAAATTTTAACGAAATTGGGTATTAAAAATAATGATTACTTCCTTGTAACTATGCATCGTGCAGAGAATGTAGATTCAGAACCACGTCTTAAATCACTGACTCAGGCACTCCAGAAGTTAAGCGATAAATATGGAATGAATGTTGTATGTAGTACACATCCACGGACTAAAGATCGCATGGAAAAGTATGGTTTGTCGCTTGATAATGACAGAATCCGGTTTTTAGAACCATTTGGTTTTTTTGATTTTGTAAATCTGGAAAAAAATGCTTTCTGTGTGATCAGTGACAGTGGAACTGTTCAGGAGGAGTGCTGCATATTGGGAGTACCAAATGTTACAATCAGGGATGTAACAGAAAGACCTGAAACAATAGAATGCGGCAGCAATATTCTTGCAGGTGCTGATCCCGAGACTATTGAACAGTGTGTACGCTGTGTGATGGAGCAGGAATCAGAATGGATAGTTCCGCCTGAATACCTTAAGAAAAATGTCAGTGACACAGTTATAAGGATTATATTTGGTTATAATCGCCGGACAGCATAA
- a CDS encoding glycosyltransferase gives MERLSLKGHSIKVIDYAFDWKKDKDKKIFQSKQEFHDVKKIYDGAGVDVIRPSALRIPVLEYPYLIISHNNEIQKQIREFKPDIIIGFGILNAYVASRLAKKYNIPFIYYWIDALDTLIPEKTFQTLGRIIERKSIKNSRKYFVTNEKLKDHIIDLGAEKDKIEIFSSGIDFNVFNDKIDGSAIRKQYGIKDNEIVLFFMGWIYHFSGLKEIAEELGKEKESGKYSNIKLLVVGEGDAYPDLQKLRDQYHLEDQLFLTGRQPYEKIPEYIASSDICILPAYTDEPTMKDIVPIKILEYMAMGKPVITTRLPGLIKEFGDDNGIIYANSPDETMKTAQDFLSKVNCHEYGIKAGEFVKKYNWDLVIKRFEIILLCLI, from the coding sequence ATGGAAAGGCTATCGCTTAAAGGACATAGTATTAAAGTAATAGATTATGCTTTCGACTGGAAAAAGGATAAAGATAAAAAAATCTTTCAGAGTAAACAGGAATTTCATGATGTAAAAAAGATATATGATGGTGCAGGAGTTGATGTGATTCGTCCTTCTGCACTGAGGATCCCTGTTCTGGAATATCCTTATCTTATTATTTCACATAATAATGAAATTCAAAAACAGATCCGGGAATTTAAACCTGATATAATAATTGGGTTTGGAATTCTTAATGCATATGTTGCATCCAGGCTTGCTAAAAAGTATAATATTCCATTTATTTACTACTGGATTGATGCTCTTGATACTTTAATTCCGGAAAAGACATTCCAGACTTTAGGAAGAATAATTGAAAGGAAAAGTATCAAGAATTCCAGGAAATATTTTGTCACAAATGAAAAACTTAAAGATCATATAATTGACCTTGGTGCAGAGAAAGATAAAATCGAGATCTTTAGTTCCGGCATTGATTTCAATGTGTTCAATGATAAAATTGATGGTTCAGCTATCCGTAAGCAATATGGCATAAAAGACAATGAAATAGTTCTTTTCTTTATGGGCTGGATTTATCATTTTTCAGGGCTAAAAGAGATAGCAGAAGAACTAGGCAAAGAGAAAGAATCGGGTAAGTATTCAAACATAAAACTGCTGGTTGTTGGTGAAGGTGATGCATACCCGGATCTTCAAAAACTGAGAGACCAATATCATCTTGAAGATCAGCTCTTCCTTACAGGAAGACAGCCCTACGAAAAGATTCCGGAGTATATTGCTTCATCTGATATTTGTATTCTCCCGGCCTACACTGATGAACCAACAATGAAGGATATTGTCCCAATTAAGATTTTGGAATATATGGCAATGGGTAAACCAGTTATTACAACCAGACTCCCCGGACTAATCAAAGAGTTTGGAGATGATAATGGTATTATTTATGCTAATTCACCAGACGAAACCATGAAAACTGCACAAGATTTTCTCTCTAAGGTTAATTGTCATGAATATGGGATAAAAGCGGGTGAATTTGTAAAAAAATATAATTGGGATTTAGTTATTAAAAGATTCGAAATAATTCTTTTATGTCTTATATGA
- a CDS encoding glycosyltransferase family protein, which yields MQVILLDHHYLSDGRIERHLKYILSKNINTTRLHFNRCEPNLKSGLYSQFGEKSYRINVNCNSNFLKRYSSYLVFYYSSYLIYKDVKKAIKTLKINKYEPTIIHVHDPALLNLAKILKKNIFNKSIIIYDRHEVYEKKINIKGIKITKLSRIYEIRAKKHINGIISVSEKHNQKIKDMFPMAQISTIPNYPSTSDYNIKYIYNKIDETNSKNDINLVYVGSLANNYNRDIDLLLAVYKEVLLKFPNVNCYVGGTCNDPKINKKMADLKQEFGNKFNYLGRISRSKTAEITENSHIGFLLMKPDTHWVRTSPNKTYEYLMCGALPVIRADVDHSNEFAKCSLMFNRNTSEEEIIQGVIDLLEEPDKLKNMMEGALHLSKKFSFELVNEKYYNIYESLLHTEGYYNK from the coding sequence ATGCAAGTAATATTATTGGATCACCATTATTTATCGGATGGTAGAATAGAGAGACATTTAAAATATATATTATCTAAAAATATCAATACTACAAGATTACATTTTAACAGGTGTGAACCTAATTTAAAATCTGGTTTATACTCCCAATTTGGAGAAAAAAGCTATCGAATTAATGTTAATTGTAATTCGAACTTTTTAAAGAGATATTCATCATATTTAGTGTTTTATTACTCCAGTTACTTAATATATAAGGATGTAAAAAAAGCTATTAAAACTCTCAAAATTAATAAATATGAACCCACAATAATTCATGTTCATGATCCTGCTCTTTTGAACCTTGCAAAAATCTTAAAGAAAAATATATTTAATAAATCCATAATCATTTATGATAGACACGAAGTGTATGAAAAAAAAATCAATATAAAAGGCATAAAAATTACTAAACTATCTAGAATATATGAAATTAGAGCAAAAAAACATATTAATGGCATAATCTCTGTTTCAGAAAAACACAACCAAAAAATAAAAGATATGTTTCCAATGGCTCAGATATCGACAATTCCAAATTATCCAAGCACATCAGATTATAATATAAAATACATATATAATAAAATAGATGAAACCAATTCAAAAAATGATATTAATTTAGTATATGTGGGATCTTTAGCAAATAACTATAATAGAGATATAGATTTACTTTTGGCTGTTTACAAGGAGGTCCTGCTTAAGTTTCCAAATGTAAACTGTTATGTAGGTGGAACATGTAATGATCCAAAAATAAACAAAAAAATGGCTGATTTAAAGCAAGAATTTGGAAATAAATTTAACTACTTAGGAAGGATCTCTCGCTCAAAAACTGCTGAAATAACAGAGAATTCACATATAGGTTTTCTTTTGATGAAACCTGATACTCATTGGGTACGTACTTCTCCAAATAAAACATACGAGTATTTAATGTGTGGTGCTCTACCAGTAATAAGAGCTGATGTTGATCATTCGAATGAATTTGCGAAATGTTCACTAATGTTCAATAGAAATACTTCTGAAGAAGAAATTATTCAAGGAGTAATAGATCTCTTAGAAGAACCAGATAAGTTAAAAAATATGATGGAGGGTGCACTACATTTAAGCAAAAAATTTTCTTTCGAATTAGTAAATGAGAAATATTACAACATTTATGAGTCCCTATTACATACTGAAGGATATTATAATAAATAA
- a CDS encoding glycosyltransferase family 2 protein — protein MSGNLTGLDGKDSCSDGEYSSFDGNNSYSYVENSSLGGKDSSLDGKDSSFDRENSSFDRENSSFDRENSSFDRENSSFDRENSSLGGKSSCVCAIIPCLNEELVIGSLILKTLPEVDRVIIVDDGSTDRTAEVAELAGAEVIRYEENQGKAYALKRGIEAALEKGCTAAVLLDGDGQHHTTDIERVLAPVIAGEADLVIGSRFIDFDDEDEEAEGGKDESEKDDDGNGTKNNNKGNNNKKTKSRSNQCRNKVPKYRRLGQVTLDYATNLTCDKEIRQNSNFKSTDSQSGFRALGPNALANMDFMSNGYNIESDMITHMLGKGLKICEVPISVRYDVPNKHKKNPITHGFGVLGSIVGKIGYSRPLLVFGIPGLLLFLAGLVSGVFVISEYYHFEIFHYLMLFISFNCIVIGMLLITSGLILNSLSLMMKKG, from the coding sequence TTGTCTGGCAATCTGACAGGACTGGATGGGAAAGATTCATGCTCGGATGGGGAATATTCATCCTTTGATGGGAATAATTCATACTCATATGTGGAAAATTCATCCTTAGGTGGGAAAGATTCGTCCTTAGATGGGAAAGATTCATCCTTTGATAGGGAAAATTCATCCTTTGATAGGGAAAATTCATCCTTTGATAGGGAAAATTCATCCTTTGATAGGGAAAATTCATCCTTTGATAGGGAAAATTCATCCTTAGGTGGAAAGAGTTCATGCGTCTGTGCAATAATTCCCTGCCTCAATGAAGAGCTTGTCATAGGCAGCCTTATCCTAAAAACCCTGCCGGAGGTTGACAGGGTAATTATAGTGGATGACGGCTCAACTGACAGAACGGCAGAGGTTGCAGAACTTGCCGGTGCCGAAGTTATAAGGTACGAAGAGAACCAGGGCAAAGCCTATGCATTAAAACGCGGCATTGAGGCAGCGCTAGAGAAAGGCTGCACAGCCGCAGTCCTCCTTGACGGTGACGGCCAGCACCACACAACTGATATTGAGAGGGTTCTGGCTCCGGTTATCGCCGGCGAGGCTGATCTCGTAATAGGATCCCGCTTCATAGACTTCGATGATGAAGACGAGGAAGCTGAGGGGGGGAAAGATGAGAGTGAGAAAGATGATGATGGAAATGGAACCAAAAACAACAATAAAGGTAATAACAACAAAAAAACTAAAAGCAGAAGCAATCAATGCAGGAACAAGGTCCCAAAATACCGGCGCCTTGGCCAGGTAACCCTTGACTATGCAACGAACCTGACCTGTGATAAAGAAATCAGACAAAACTCAAACTTCAAATCCACAGATTCGCAGTCCGGCTTTCGTGCCCTTGGCCCCAATGCCCTTGCAAACATGGATTTCATGTCAAACGGATACAACATAGAGTCTGACATGATAACCCACATGCTTGGAAAGGGTCTTAAGATCTGTGAGGTGCCCATCTCAGTCAGATACGATGTCCCAAACAAGCACAAAAAGAACCCAATTACTCATGGTTTTGGTGTCCTGGGAAGTATTGTGGGCAAGATCGGTTACAGCCGGCCCCTGCTAGTATTCGGCATACCCGGCCTCCTCCTATTCCTGGCAGGCCTCGTAAGTGGCGTCTTTGTAATATCCGAATACTACCACTTCGAGATATTTCACTACCTGATGCTGTTTATAAGCTTCAACTGCATTGTTATAGGCATGCTTCTGATAACGTCAGGGTTGATACTAAACTCTCTCTCATTAATGATGAAAAAGGGTTAA
- a CDS encoding dTDP-4-dehydrorhamnose reductase family protein yields MVLGANGMLGHKLIQVLSRDFEVVGTIRKGSDKYSEYPFFKDVKLIEGITADRFNTVSEVIQRENPDFVINCIGIVKQLPEAQDAIQSISINALFPHQLASICESTGGKLIHYSTDCVFSGNKGGYKENDFPDANDLYGRTKFLGEANYQNSLTLRTSIIGRELNEGHSLVEWFISQNGGSVKGFKKAIFSGLTTLEHGNILCKIINESPDLTGVWNLASEPISKFDLLDSIKKYYGLDITIESDESLVIDRSLDGSCFRNRTGIIVPNWEDMISEMYLDEVNYNI; encoded by the coding sequence ATGGTTCTGGGTGCAAATGGCATGCTGGGACATAAATTAATACAGGTTCTTTCCAGGGATTTTGAAGTAGTGGGTACAATCAGGAAAGGTTCAGATAAATATTCAGAATATCCTTTTTTTAAAGATGTTAAATTAATAGAAGGGATAACAGCAGACAGATTCAATACTGTTTCAGAAGTGATTCAAAGAGAAAATCCAGATTTTGTTATTAATTGCATCGGAATAGTAAAACAGTTACCTGAAGCTCAGGATGCCATTCAGTCAATATCAATAAATGCTCTATTTCCACACCAATTGGCCAGTATTTGTGAGAGTACTGGTGGAAAACTAATTCATTATAGTACAGATTGTGTATTTTCGGGGAATAAAGGTGGGTATAAAGAGAACGATTTTCCGGATGCAAATGACCTTTATGGCAGAACTAAATTTCTTGGAGAAGCTAATTATCAAAATAGTCTTACACTAAGAACTTCAATTATTGGAAGAGAATTAAATGAAGGGCACAGTCTTGTGGAATGGTTTATCTCTCAAAATGGTGGGTCTGTTAAAGGCTTTAAAAAAGCGATATTCAGTGGTTTAACAACTCTTGAGCATGGGAATATTCTATGCAAAATAATAAATGAATCCCCGGATTTAACTGGCGTCTGGAATCTGGCTTCAGAACCAATAAGTAAATTTGATCTTTTAGATTCAATAAAAAAATACTATGGTTTGGATATCACCATTGAGTCAGATGAGAGTTTAGTTATTGACAGAAGTCTTGATGGGTCGTGTTTTAGAAATAGAACCGGAATAATTGTTCCCAATTGGGAAGATATGATTTCGGAAATGTACTTGGATGAAGTAAATTACAATATATGA
- a CDS encoding polysaccharide biosynthesis protein produces the protein MLSNKTILVTGGTGSLGKVLIRRLLSGEMGNPKKIIVFSRDEAKQHEMRVDYLKKYSATDEIIYNNFKRLLDFRIGDVRNFHSVSQVLKNVDVVFNTAALKQVPSCEYFPFEAVQTNIEGPQNIIRAICEHNLPVETVVGISTDKACKPVNVMGMTKAIQERIFIRGNLDTENTRFICVRYGNVLASRGSVIPLFHELIRNGGPVTITTPEMTRFLLSLDNAVDVIFAAVREGKRGETYIPRVPSAKITDLADVLIGDRPIKIEVTGVRPGEKIHEILVSEEEAHRTIRRGDYYVILPILPEIVDNIIETEVLGNEYSSADNLMTKDETRNLLKSYNLLLEDNKIQEGELIR, from the coding sequence ATGCTTAGTAATAAAACAATATTAGTTACAGGTGGTACCGGTTCTTTAGGTAAAGTATTAATTCGCAGACTTTTATCCGGTGAGATGGGTAATCCAAAAAAAATAATTGTTTTTTCACGTGATGAAGCAAAACAGCATGAAATGCGTGTAGATTATTTAAAAAAATATTCTGCAACAGATGAGATAATATATAACAATTTTAAACGTCTTCTGGATTTCAGAATTGGTGATGTCCGTAATTTCCATAGTGTAAGTCAGGTTCTGAAAAATGTTGATGTTGTATTTAATACAGCTGCTTTAAAGCAGGTTCCTTCATGCGAATACTTCCCATTTGAGGCAGTTCAGACAAACATTGAAGGCCCTCAGAATATAATCCGTGCAATATGTGAGCATAATCTTCCGGTTGAAACAGTAGTTGGGATTTCTACTGACAAAGCGTGCAAACCTGTGAATGTAATGGGAATGACAAAAGCAATTCAGGAAAGAATTTTTATTCGTGGAAACCTTGATACAGAAAATACAAGATTTATCTGTGTGCGGTATGGAAATGTTTTGGCATCCCGTGGTTCGGTTATTCCATTATTCCATGAGTTAATCAGGAATGGTGGACCTGTTACAATTACAACTCCTGAAATGACCAGATTTTTATTAAGTCTTGATAATGCTGTAGATGTTATTTTTGCTGCGGTACGGGAGGGTAAGAGAGGAGAAACATATATTCCCCGTGTACCATCTGCAAAGATCACTGATCTTGCTGATGTTCTTATAGGTGACAGGCCAATAAAAATAGAAGTTACTGGTGTCCGACCTGGTGAAAAGATCCATGAAATTTTGGTTTCTGAAGAAGAAGCTCACAGAACCATAAGAAGAGGAGATTATTATGTAATACTCCCTATTCTCCCTGAAATAGTGGATAATATTATTGAAACTGAAGTGCTTGGTAATGAGTACAGTTCTGCTGATAATCTGATGACAAAGGATGAAACCAGAAACCTGCTGAAATCATACAATCTTCTCCTTGAAGACAATAAAATCCAGGAAGGAGAGCTGATTCGTTGA
- a CDS encoding antitoxin VapB family protein translates to MTSKTVSLSEEAYERLLTWKNADEESFSSIILRVLPKHRDISKILEEFEKKGLGISEEEAEKLKKDIE, encoded by the coding sequence ATGACATCAAAAACAGTGAGCCTTTCAGAAGAAGCGTATGAGAGATTATTGACATGGAAAAATGCAGATGAGGAAAGTTTTTCAAGCATAATACTCAGAGTTCTTCCAAAACATCGTGACATCTCTAAAATTCTTGAGGAATTTGAAAAAAAAGGCCTTGGAATATCCGAAGAAGAAGCGGAAAAGCTAAAGAAGGACATTGAATGA
- a CDS encoding glycosyltransferase, whose translation MKILQVIPFFSPMFGGPVTSTANISSELVKRGHDVTIICSDYMIDMEYLSKIRDCGIDVVVFSSKFNLGLYIFSPGIKVWLIKEIRKYDVIHMQQYRAYQNDATRKYAIKYGIPYIVQARGSVLPFFEKSIEKKIYDHIFGFRQLSDASKVIASTEIEKKQYMLMGVSENKICIVPNGIDINYANYLLPNSSFRERFGLSTDEKIILSLGRIHKIKGLEFLILAFYEISKSIENVKLIIAGPDEGELNNLKGLVDELELNTKVLFIGPQYGTDKIEAYCDSDLFVVSSKYESFGNTIIESLIYGTPVILTRECHISEEIYKEHCGYLVDYGNVIQLSEMIRYAIENPEVNLRMVANGRQYIRNHFSWDVIINKLEYIYGGK comes from the coding sequence ATGAAAATATTACAAGTAATTCCTTTTTTTTCACCTATGTTTGGGGGTCCAGTTACTTCTACAGCAAATATTTCAAGTGAACTTGTCAAGCGTGGACATGATGTTACAATAATTTGTTCTGATTATATGATCGATATGGAATATCTATCTAAAATTAGAGACTGTGGTATTGATGTTGTGGTTTTCTCTTCTAAATTTAATTTAGGATTGTATATATTCTCACCTGGCATCAAGGTTTGGCTTATTAAAGAAATTCGAAAATATGATGTAATTCATATGCAACAGTATAGGGCGTATCAAAATGATGCTACTCGGAAATATGCTATTAAATATGGTATTCCATATATTGTCCAGGCCCGTGGTTCGGTACTGCCTTTTTTTGAAAAATCTATTGAAAAAAAGATATATGATCACATTTTTGGATTTAGACAATTAAGTGATGCATCTAAGGTTATTGCCTCAACTGAAATTGAAAAAAAACAATACATGCTAATGGGTGTTTCTGAGAATAAAATATGTATTGTTCCGAATGGTATAGATATAAATTATGCCAATTATTTACTGCCCAATAGTAGTTTTCGGGAAAGATTTGGTTTATCAACAGATGAAAAAATAATTTTGTCCTTAGGGAGAATACATAAGATAAAAGGTCTCGAATTTTTAATTTTGGCATTTTATGAGATATCAAAATCTATAGAAAATGTTAAATTAATTATTGCAGGACCTGATGAAGGAGAATTAAATAATCTAAAAGGATTGGTTGATGAATTAGAACTTAATACAAAGGTATTATTTATTGGTCCACAATATGGTACTGATAAAATAGAGGCTTATTGTGATTCTGATCTATTTGTTGTTTCATCAAAATATGAATCCTTTGGGAATACGATTATTGAATCATTAATATATGGAACACCAGTTATTTTAACACGGGAATGTCATATTTCAGAAGAAATTTATAAAGAACATTGTGGATATCTTGTTGATTATGGAAATGTTATTCAATTAAGTGAGATGATTAGATATGCAATAGAAAATCCTGAGGTCAATCTAAGAATGGTTGCAAATGGAAGACAGTACATTAGGAATCATTTTTCTTGGGATGTCATAATTAATAAATTAGAATATATTTATGGTGGAAAATAA
- a CDS encoding antitoxin VapB family protein, with the protein MSSKTVSLSEEAYNRLKMWKINDNESFSEEVLRLLPKHRDVGEVLRNAKYHLSEEEAEKMKKDIE; encoded by the coding sequence ATGTCATCAAAAACAGTGAGCCTTTCAGAGGAGGCATACAACCGGTTAAAAATGTGGAAGATAAACGATAATGAAAGCTTCTCAGAGGAGGTTTTAAGGCTTCTTCCAAAGCATAGAGACGTTGGTGAGGTTCTCCGGAATGCAAAATATCATCTCTCAGAGGAAGAAGCTGAGAAAATGAAGAAGGATATTGAGTAA
- a CDS encoding nucleotide sugar dehydrogenase, with protein sequence MEEKKVNELTICVVGLGYVGLPLAEAFAGKIRTIGYEIVEAKAKQIADSTKTPLIVTSDPAMIKEADMIAICVPTPVLKSKEPDLSYVKSAATTVGQNLKAGAIVVLESTVYPGATEEIVIPALEKESGMKCGQDFKVGYSPERINPGDDEHTLDKITKIISGMDEETTETLAEIYGLITTVYKAQNIKTAEAAKVIENIQRDLNIALMNELSLIFSRMDIDTKAVIDAASTKWNFHQYRPGLVGGHCIPVDPYYLVYKAKELGYHPQVILAGRAINDYMPKHVAEMAIKGIIEAGKVIKGAKVLIMGLTYKENVADTRESPVEDMIKELKEWGIEVYGYDPLLSLTSINKLGAQHFESKRMNKNNIVIDCIIFNTPHDIFQKQQIESLLTFIDDKFVLVDIPGSFKIPNNIIEGSNYKKL encoded by the coding sequence ATGGAAGAAAAAAAAGTAAATGAGCTAACCATCTGTGTGGTAGGTCTTGGGTATGTTGGCCTTCCTCTTGCAGAAGCTTTTGCCGGGAAGATCAGAACAATTGGTTATGAAATTGTTGAAGCAAAAGCAAAACAGATAGCTGATTCAACCAAAACACCACTTATTGTAACATCAGATCCTGCAATGATAAAGGAAGCTGATATGATTGCAATATGTGTTCCAACTCCGGTTCTAAAATCCAAAGAGCCTGATCTCTCATATGTTAAATCCGCAGCCACCACCGTTGGTCAGAACCTCAAGGCCGGTGCAATTGTTGTTCTTGAATCTACTGTGTATCCCGGTGCAACAGAAGAGATAGTAATTCCAGCACTTGAGAAAGAATCCGGAATGAAATGCGGACAGGATTTCAAAGTAGGTTATTCTCCGGAGAGAATAAACCCCGGTGATGACGAACACACTCTGGACAAAATAACAAAAATTATCTCCGGAATGGATGAGGAAACAACAGAAACTCTTGCAGAGATATACGGACTTATAACAACAGTTTACAAAGCACAAAATATCAAAACTGCCGAGGCTGCAAAGGTCATAGAAAACATCCAGCGTGATCTAAACATTGCCCTGATGAATGAACTCTCATTAATTTTCAGCCGGATGGATATTGACACAAAAGCAGTCATTGATGCAGCATCAACCAAATGGAATTTCCATCAGTACAGGCCCGGCCTAGTTGGTGGTCACTGTATTCCGGTTGATCCTTATTATCTAGTCTACAAAGCAAAGGAGCTTGGCTATCATCCACAGGTGATTCTTGCCGGACGCGCCATTAACGACTACATGCCAAAGCATGTTGCTGAAATGGCCATAAAGGGCATAATTGAAGCCGGAAAAGTCATAAAAGGTGCCAAAGTTCTGATAATGGGCCTTACATATAAAGAAAATGTCGCTGACACCAGAGAAAGCCCTGTCGAAGACATGATCAAGGAGCTTAAAGAATGGGGCATTGAAGTCTATGGTTATGATCCTCTTCTTTCTTTAACTAGCATAAATAAACTAGGGGCACAACATTTTGAAAGTAAGAGAATGAACAAAAATAACATAGTGATAGATTGTATTATATTCAACACCCCACATGATATTTTCCAAAAACAACAAATCGAAAGTTTATTGACTTTTATTGATGATAAATTTGTATTAGTGGATATACCAGGTTCATTCAAAATTCCCAATAACATTATTGAAGGAAGCAACTATAAAAAATTATAA